In the Phycisphaerae bacterium genome, one interval contains:
- a CDS encoding MFS transporter has translation MKRSPLLIILLVAFVDLAGFGLIIPLQGVYAERLGASGTTLGLLVGIYALMQLVFTPLLGRWSDHVGRRRVLLISVGGSVCAHVLLGVADLAHSLPLLFVARTLDGITGANISTAQAYIGDVTSAQDRAKGMGLFGAAFGVGFVIGPAMGAILASLGSSAMGEAGTSWPAFGAAALSLGSLFLVWRLLPESRPAAAPADPDRPVARHAVRVRHFRKVFGEPRLRELLMLLFSATFAFVLLELAFILLCTKRFDLDFLGTGLVFTYFGILMVIIQGGLVGRLAKRYGESRLIATGPFITTFGFLMLSGAAVISNPTTGWVLLIVGSLPIAFGQGITGPNLNAMLSRHAGRYHQGGVLGVSQSIVALARAIAPLLAGRLYDLGPAWPFRVGAVIFVGVGLGALAVLPAQEAALRRSADVGVSNESSH, from the coding sequence ATGAAACGCTCTCCCCTTCTGATCATCCTCCTGGTCGCGTTCGTTGACCTGGCCGGTTTCGGACTGATCATCCCGCTCCAGGGTGTGTATGCCGAACGGCTCGGGGCCAGTGGCACGACGCTCGGTCTCCTCGTCGGCATTTACGCCCTGATGCAACTGGTATTCACGCCCTTGCTGGGGCGCTGGTCGGATCACGTCGGCCGGCGTCGCGTCCTGCTGATCAGCGTGGGCGGCAGCGTCTGCGCGCACGTGCTTTTGGGCGTGGCTGATCTCGCCCACTCCCTTCCCCTTCTTTTTGTAGCGCGAACATTGGACGGGATCACCGGCGCAAACATCTCGACGGCACAGGCCTACATCGGTGATGTAACTTCGGCACAGGATCGGGCCAAGGGCATGGGCCTATTCGGAGCCGCCTTCGGCGTTGGATTTGTCATCGGACCGGCGATGGGAGCCATTTTAGCCTCCCTCGGTAGTTCTGCGATGGGCGAAGCGGGAACGAGTTGGCCGGCATTCGGTGCCGCAGCGTTGTCACTGGGGTCGTTGTTCCTTGTCTGGCGCCTGCTTCCCGAGTCAAGGCCGGCAGCCGCACCTGCCGACCCCGACAGGCCCGTCGCCCGCCACGCCGTGCGCGTCCGCCACTTCCGAAAAGTCTTTGGTGAGCCGCGCCTTCGTGAACTGCTGATGTTGCTGTTCAGCGCCACGTTCGCCTTCGTTCTGCTGGAACTGGCATTCATCCTGCTTTGTACGAAACGCTTCGATCTCGACTTCCTCGGAACCGGACTCGTATTCACGTACTTCGGTATTCTGATGGTGATTATTCAAGGAGGACTCGTGGGGCGTCTCGCCAAGCGATATGGAGAGAGTCGCCTGATTGCCACGGGTCCGTTCATTACGACATTCGGATTCCTGATGCTCTCCGGAGCGGCGGTGATTTCCAATCCCACGACGGGCTGGGTTCTGCTTATTGTGGGGTCGCTCCCGATTGCTTTCGGGCAAGGAATCACGGGACCAAATCTTAATGCCATGCTCTCTCGTCACGCGGGACGCTACCATCAGGGCGGCGTCCTGGGTGTGTCGCAAAGCATCGTTGCCCTGGCCCGTGCGATCGCGCCCCTTCTGGCTGGAAGGCTTTATGATCTGGGACCGGCATGGCCGTTCCGCGTGGGCGCTGTCATATTTGTAGGCGTGGGGCTGGGGGCTTTGGCCGTTCTACCCGCGCAGGAGGCGGCCTTGCGGCGTTCGGCCGACGTCGGCGTATCGAATGAATCCTCCCACTGA
- a CDS encoding glycosyltransferase family 39 protein has product MTATDAIRSRLKSQPVIAIFAPLSLAVLSIAGGFLRLRGLGAPSLWIDELSTWHVSQLPLGESLRWPPEITIPPLYQLMVRLLDHGPHPPEWLLRLPAFVAGVAIIPAVYCLMRTAASNSTALAASALVTFQLALLQYSQEARPYTLLVLAAVLSTWFWFQLVRTSRTRYLLGYVLSAGAGLFAHLLVLPVLAAHLTWWVLSHEGRRQGTRHWAPATALALIAMLASPVFLRVILFGTTARAAVGWIQPPTVPKALALLGAVTYGWGWIALVSSSIGIWIFMRFRQLAPQLPGSGDRNEVSDARDDLVLLLLTWLAYSWIGLLAFSWIVQPLMVERYLLPAAISALLVPILIVERMHRFLAPAVALAAVLATAPAWTTFGTRVEPGFRELVEFVESEPGSTGEPVVLAVDHADVPGWDEAQRLPLTYYPFRDRPVHYLKLDAKQNPPPDSVLEDPRRFFLIVFRSDALELLAEAGRKWEPFEIEGREYQQLPFGTHRLIQVGPKDY; this is encoded by the coding sequence ATGACAGCAACCGATGCCATTAGGTCTCGTCTGAAATCCCAGCCCGTTATAGCGATTTTTGCCCCGCTATCGCTCGCCGTCCTGTCGATCGCCGGTGGTTTTCTGCGATTGCGCGGACTGGGTGCGCCCTCGCTCTGGATCGACGAATTGTCCACTTGGCATGTTTCGCAATTGCCGCTGGGCGAGAGTCTGCGCTGGCCTCCTGAGATTACCATTCCACCCCTTTATCAACTCATGGTGCGATTACTTGACCACGGACCGCACCCGCCCGAATGGCTGCTCAGATTGCCTGCCTTTGTCGCCGGCGTTGCGATCATTCCTGCTGTCTATTGTCTTATGCGCACCGCTGCTTCCAACTCGACGGCGCTCGCCGCTTCTGCGCTGGTCACATTCCAGCTCGCGCTCCTTCAATACAGCCAGGAGGCCCGTCCGTACACGCTCCTCGTCCTCGCTGCCGTGCTTTCTACCTGGTTCTGGTTTCAACTGGTGAGAACGAGCCGGACGCGGTATTTGCTCGGATACGTACTTTCGGCCGGAGCAGGGCTCTTTGCGCATCTGCTCGTCTTGCCCGTGCTGGCTGCGCATTTGACCTGGTGGGTGCTTTCTCACGAAGGCAGGCGTCAGGGAACGCGGCATTGGGCTCCCGCGACCGCGTTGGCTCTCATCGCGATGCTGGCCTCGCCGGTTTTCCTGCGTGTGATTTTGTTCGGGACGACGGCGCGGGCGGCAGTCGGTTGGATCCAACCCCCGACCGTCCCGAAGGCGCTCGCACTCCTCGGCGCTGTCACCTATGGATGGGGCTGGATCGCGCTCGTGTCCTCATCCATCGGCATTTGGATTTTCATGCGTTTCAGGCAACTGGCGCCGCAACTTCCCGGGAGCGGTGATCGAAACGAAGTATCTGATGCGCGCGACGACCTGGTTCTACTGCTCTTGACATGGCTCGCCTATTCCTGGATTGGATTGCTGGCCTTCTCGTGGATCGTCCAACCGCTCATGGTGGAGCGCTACCTATTGCCTGCAGCCATTTCGGCCCTGCTGGTACCGATCCTCATTGTGGAACGAATGCACAGATTCCTGGCGCCGGCCGTCGCATTGGCTGCTGTCTTGGCGACAGCACCGGCGTGGACAACATTCGGTACGCGTGTCGAGCCGGGCTTTCGGGAGCTCGTGGAGTTCGTCGAATCGGAACCGGGATCGACCGGTGAGCCCGTTGTTCTTGCTGTGGATCACGCAGATGTCCCCGGATGGGACGAAGCACAGCGACTGCCGCTAACGTACTATCCCTTCAGGGATCGGCCGGTGCACTACCTGAAGCTCGACGCGAAACAAAATCCGCCGCCGGATTCGGTTCTGGAAGATCCACGCCGATTCTTCCTGATTGTCTTCCGATCCGACGCTTTGGAGTTGCTCGCGGAGGCAGGGCGGAAATGGGAACCGTTCGAGATCGAGGGCCGGGAGTACCAGCAGTTGCCGTTCGGAACCCATCGCCTGATCCAGGTAGGTCCAAAGGATTATTGA
- a CDS encoding glycosyltransferase family 39 protein produces the protein MRDEAGKSRGGSRKTLERIGPILLILMLAVSALLRFYQLAAPDYWLDEVHSLVDSAGRRAAFEALPHGVILPGIPTFDAIRPGTGTGEVWSGMRFDTHPPFYFVFLHLWRGVFGDNEWALRFPSMVFSLLTILVVALTVRKVSDWSGAIAAAAVLGLSFASIRCAQDARPYALAMLLLAVSYWSLSGITLGTKSRVSNRVGPCAAYALSSLLAVLTHYFSALILLGQIPFAFCYARGRRLGWWLVSAGVAVLLFGLLWLPSLLAQREIIESYRWINADSQGHVLRTLMRLTDAPLRLLFAQDPFRLAVWKSILGASLVAACVVLSWRRSRTATFLLGGWCVIPLICFAAIDIATGKETLKHLRYIALVMPGLAALAGFAWCSTRLSARTAAGTLFLLVVLATIRLPTPDNPQNRAAAAYIAEDLGTRTLIIFDTIGWPPFWAAQTYHNVAYYLQQLPARSEPSVLLLRDPPDEALADAIAGFNRLVVVSPRVDTVPNPLPQKFTVAKQSPYLHQIGFVYEFVRRGGSE, from the coding sequence ATGAGAGACGAAGCCGGAAAATCTCGAGGTGGATCGCGCAAGACACTTGAACGAATCGGCCCCATCCTGCTGATTCTAATGCTCGCCGTGTCTGCGCTCCTGCGGTTCTACCAGCTCGCCGCCCCAGATTATTGGCTGGACGAAGTCCATTCGCTGGTTGACTCCGCCGGGCGCCGCGCGGCGTTCGAAGCGCTGCCACACGGCGTAATCCTGCCGGGGATACCGACGTTCGATGCCATCCGCCCTGGGACCGGAACGGGCGAAGTGTGGTCGGGCATGCGCTTCGACACGCACCCGCCGTTCTACTTCGTGTTCCTTCATCTTTGGCGCGGAGTGTTCGGCGACAACGAATGGGCCTTACGCTTCCCGTCGATGGTCTTCTCCCTGCTGACGATTCTGGTCGTTGCATTGACCGTACGAAAGGTCAGCGACTGGTCTGGGGCGATCGCCGCCGCGGCTGTTCTCGGTCTTTCCTTCGCGTCAATTCGCTGTGCCCAGGACGCTCGCCCCTATGCACTCGCCATGCTGCTTCTGGCGGTAAGCTACTGGTCGCTATCGGGCATCACGCTGGGGACGAAAAGTCGCGTTTCCAACCGGGTCGGCCCTTGCGCCGCATATGCACTGAGCAGCCTGCTCGCGGTCCTGACGCATTACTTTTCCGCGCTGATTCTCCTGGGCCAGATACCGTTCGCCTTCTGTTATGCGCGCGGCCGGCGCCTGGGGTGGTGGCTCGTGTCTGCCGGGGTCGCTGTGCTGCTCTTTGGTCTGCTCTGGCTTCCCAGTCTGCTCGCACAGCGCGAGATCATCGAGTCATACCGCTGGATCAACGCCGACTCGCAAGGCCATGTACTTCGAACACTCATGCGCCTGACCGATGCGCCGTTGCGTTTGCTATTTGCTCAGGACCCGTTTCGACTCGCGGTCTGGAAGTCGATCCTGGGTGCATCCCTGGTCGCGGCCTGCGTGGTTCTTTCTTGGCGACGGAGCCGGACGGCGACGTTTCTGCTCGGCGGATGGTGTGTCATCCCGCTCATCTGCTTTGCTGCGATCGACATTGCCACCGGCAAGGAGACGCTCAAACACTTGCGATACATTGCGCTGGTCATGCCGGGACTGGCAGCCTTGGCGGGATTCGCCTGGTGTTCGACTCGCCTGTCCGCGCGCACTGCGGCGGGCACCCTGTTCTTGCTTGTAGTACTCGCGACGATTCGCCTGCCGACTCCGGACAATCCGCAGAATCGGGCCGCTGCCGCATACATCGCTGAGGACCTGGGAACGCGAACGCTGATCATATTCGACACGATTGGTTGGCCGCCGTTCTGGGCTGCGCAAACGTACCACAATGTCGCCTACTACCTGCAACAACTTCCGGCCCGTTCGGAGCCCTCGGTGCTCCTCCTTCGCGACCCACCCGACGAAGCGCTGGCGGACGCCATCGCCGGCTTCAATCGCCTCGTGGTCGTCTCCCCCCGCGTCGATACGGTGCCCAATCCGCTCCCGCAGAAGTTTACTGTCGCGAAGCAGAGCCCGTATCTTCATCAAATCGGGTTCGTCTACGAGTTCGTGCGTCGAGGCGGTTCGGAGTGA
- a CDS encoding undecaprenyl/decaprenyl-phosphate alpha-N-acetylglucosaminyl 1-phosphate transferase, which yields MPRWHGNIVVLLLIGQHPARDYGTRNPTLGRWSAARGNLIRASVDSVSMLLALFAGTCVGALTLSIVMTGIIRAWAIRVDFVDRPGAHKQHAAPVAQGGGIAIALSVLLPLLAGVLGAWLLTREGVPTWVPDALGEQLYGAASKLPQVLAIVGGVIVLHVVGLLDDRTPMGPGPKFLAEFLVAGVIAGPCGIRAFEFLPSIVSFVVTVIWIVLITNAFNFLDNMDGLSAGVAAIAAVTFAVASLAAGQLFVPLLALLVASVSLGFLLWNFHPARIFMGDAGSLVLGFLMSLLTILVTFYDPRQDLQPFGVLVPLVVLAVPLYDVISVVVRRLRLGISPLRGDRRHFSHRLVRRGMSIRAAVLTIYLATAATALPSIVLARVDWLAGSLLLVQSICVVGLIALLEDWRETDPHSEPPRRTNS from the coding sequence ATGCCTCGGTGGCACGGCAACATCGTTGTGCTGTTGTTGATCGGACAGCACCCTGCCCGGGATTATGGGACGCGAAACCCAACGCTCGGCCGATGGTCGGCTGCGCGTGGCAACCTGATCCGGGCGTCGGTAGACTCGGTGTCCATGTTGCTCGCTCTGTTTGCCGGGACCTGCGTCGGCGCGCTGACCCTGTCAATTGTCATGACCGGGATCATTCGTGCCTGGGCCATTCGCGTGGATTTCGTCGATCGGCCCGGCGCCCACAAGCAGCATGCCGCTCCCGTAGCCCAGGGTGGCGGGATTGCCATTGCACTCTCCGTCCTGCTCCCTCTTCTTGCCGGCGTGTTGGGGGCCTGGCTGCTGACCCGGGAGGGGGTCCCAACCTGGGTTCCGGACGCGCTGGGGGAACAGTTATACGGCGCGGCCTCCAAGCTTCCGCAAGTGCTGGCCATCGTCGGAGGTGTGATTGTCCTGCACGTCGTCGGCCTGCTCGATGATCGCACCCCGATGGGTCCGGGGCCGAAGTTTCTGGCCGAATTTCTTGTTGCGGGTGTCATCGCCGGGCCTTGCGGCATCCGAGCGTTTGAGTTCCTTCCTTCCATCGTATCATTCGTCGTGACGGTGATCTGGATCGTCTTGATTACCAACGCCTTCAACTTCCTCGACAACATGGATGGGTTGAGCGCTGGCGTGGCGGCCATCGCCGCTGTCACCTTTGCAGTCGCATCGTTGGCAGCCGGCCAGCTCTTCGTGCCGCTACTGGCCCTGCTGGTCGCGTCGGTGTCGCTGGGCTTCCTGCTATGGAATTTCCATCCGGCGAGAATCTTCATGGGAGACGCGGGAAGCCTGGTGCTCGGGTTTCTGATGAGCCTGCTGACGATTCTCGTGACCTTCTACGATCCCCGCCAGGACCTTCAGCCGTTCGGCGTGCTCGTCCCGTTGGTTGTGCTGGCCGTTCCACTTTATGACGTGATCAGTGTGGTCGTGCGGCGCCTCCGTCTGGGGATCAGCCCACTGCGCGGTGACCGCCGCCATTTCTCGCACCGTCTTGTGCGGCGGGGGATGAGCATTCGCGCCGCCGTATTGACAATCTATCTCGCCACGGCCGCGACGGCCCTGCCGTCCATAGTACTTGCCCGAGTCGACTGGTTGGCCGGATCACTGCTGCTCGTTCAGAGCATCTGCGTCGTCGGACTGATCGCCTTGCTGGAGGACTGGCGTGAAACCGATCCTCACTCCGAACCGCCTCGACGCACGAACTCGTAG
- a CDS encoding HDOD domain-containing protein: protein MGFWTWITDRLTERPSPSPPTGTCREPARGASGTATLEREPLADSRPGTDAPWWIVPDATLIEPQEPQRPEFSAEIVGLENLLVSYFDGHDLSLPPLMRGAERALRLLSSRESSLSEVAEAISEDQVLAAAVIRTANSPYYRGVHQFTSVAPAVTRLGVKAVRTLLFHESMRAATFHAGEQDRQLARCLWECSVASAHTMRRLAPCVGIDEEDAFLIGLLHNIGSIVTLRVIANYRNICREQITPEIFDFLCFVSHQEFGELLATEWKLPEDLSSLIANHHTAVETDDPLRNQRLMLQTTEMITALMGYALPQPYDLLSAKQVQELNLPDHPGWPSVLEGLPEEVEEAVSFS, encoded by the coding sequence ATGGGATTCTGGACCTGGATTACCGATCGCCTGACCGAACGACCTTCCCCGTCACCGCCGACCGGGACCTGCCGGGAACCCGCGCGTGGTGCGTCGGGCACGGCGACGCTGGAACGGGAGCCGTTGGCAGACTCCCGGCCAGGCACGGATGCTCCCTGGTGGATCGTCCCCGATGCGACGCTCATCGAACCGCAGGAGCCCCAGCGGCCTGAATTCAGCGCCGAGATTGTCGGACTGGAGAATCTGCTCGTATCCTATTTTGACGGCCACGACCTTTCCCTGCCGCCGCTGATGCGCGGCGCCGAGCGAGCCTTGCGGCTCCTGAGTTCCAGGGAATCCAGCCTGAGCGAGGTCGCTGAGGCCATCAGCGAAGACCAGGTACTTGCGGCGGCCGTGATCCGCACGGCCAATTCGCCCTATTACCGGGGTGTCCACCAGTTCACTTCCGTCGCCCCGGCGGTGACCCGCCTTGGGGTCAAGGCCGTCCGAACACTTCTTTTCCATGAATCGATGCGCGCGGCCACGTTTCACGCCGGCGAGCAAGACCGTCAACTGGCCCGCTGCCTGTGGGAGTGCTCCGTTGCCTCTGCCCACACGATGCGGCGGCTAGCTCCTTGCGTCGGCATTGACGAAGAAGATGCCTTCCTGATCGGGCTGCTGCACAATATCGGCAGCATCGTCACGCTCCGCGTCATCGCCAATTATCGCAACATCTGCCGGGAACAGATCACTCCCGAGATCTTTGACTTCCTCTGCTTTGTTTCTCATCAGGAATTCGGCGAATTGCTCGCCACTGAGTGGAAACTCCCCGAGGACCTGTCCAGCCTGATTGCCAATCACCACACCGCAGTAGAGACCGATGATCCGCTCCGCAACCAGCGGCTCATGCTTCAGACCACGGAAATGATTACCGCGCTCATGGGGTATGCGTTGCCACAGCCCTATGATTTGCTCAGCGCCAAACAGGTTCAGGAATTGAATTTGCCGGACCACCCGGGTTGGCCCAGCGTGCTCGAAGGACTGCCCGAGGAAGTCGAAGAAGCCGTCTCATTCTCTTAG
- the ispD gene encoding 2-C-methyl-D-erythritol 4-phosphate cytidylyltransferase: MPKIAVIIPAAGKGERFGGGENKIFSKLDGRPVFLRTVEHFIRREDICQILLGVAPEDDEAMRTQYGANLAFMGVKTVTGGARRCDTVAAALGELSDDAEFVAVHDAARPCVTSEHIDAVFAAAAKSGAAILAVPLSGTIKRVGTANLVESTVPRAGLYEAQTPQVFRKDIISQAYAALTESDKDVTDDAELVERAGHPVTAVISDSTNLKITTRADLALASAILKSRPSKPAAKLGAFEEAQW; this comes from the coding sequence ATGCCGAAGATCGCAGTGATCATTCCCGCCGCAGGCAAGGGGGAGAGGTTCGGCGGCGGCGAGAACAAGATCTTTTCCAAGCTGGACGGGCGGCCTGTATTCCTGCGGACCGTTGAGCATTTCATCCGCCGTGAGGACATCTGCCAGATTCTTCTCGGTGTCGCTCCCGAGGACGACGAGGCGATGAGGACCCAATATGGCGCGAATCTGGCGTTCATGGGTGTCAAGACCGTGACGGGCGGAGCACGGCGCTGCGATACGGTGGCCGCGGCGCTGGGCGAACTGTCCGACGACGCCGAATTCGTCGCCGTGCACGATGCCGCGCGACCGTGTGTTACTTCCGAGCATATCGACGCCGTTTTTGCTGCGGCAGCGAAGAGCGGCGCCGCGATTCTTGCCGTCCCCCTTTCGGGGACGATCAAGCGCGTGGGAACGGCAAACCTCGTGGAGAGCACGGTTCCCCGGGCCGGACTTTACGAAGCACAGACGCCTCAGGTCTTTCGAAAGGACATTATCAGCCAGGCCTATGCAGCGCTGACGGAATCCGACAAAGACGTCACGGATGATGCAGAGCTCGTCGAGCGGGCCGGGCATCCGGTCACGGCCGTAATCTCCGATTCGACGAACCTGAAGATCACGACGCGGGCCGATCTCGCGCTGGCTTCGGCGATCCTCAAGAGTCGCCCCTCCAAGCCGGCGGCCAAGCTCGGGGCATTCGAGGAGGCGCAGTGGTAA
- a CDS encoding PIN domain-containing protein — protein MIGLRLAFLLVLMGVGFGLASDEQRLTGRLAQHRDLIVISFLGAGLIVISLDIFIPRKSLGAISGVFFGLVVGMVVAYGLSLILNLVVEANPGGLESDDPVTSALKLALGVVCCYLAVSFILQTKDDIRFVIPYVEFSRESKGGRPLVLDTSVVVDGRIADIAATNIFDSELVVPRFVLQELQTIADSSDKLKRNRGRRGLDMLNKLQSSDIVDIRILEVKPERSAGDAGVDEMLVDLAKQLEGKIVTNDYNLNKVARLRGVPVININDLAGSLRPVVLPGETMVIKVVKPGEEVGQGVGYLEDGTMVVAEGAREHIGENVTLVVTSVLQTSAGRMIFGRMDGMAPPDRRRPRPGGPNSTSA, from the coding sequence ATGATCGGCCTGCGCTTGGCGTTCCTGCTGGTCCTCATGGGAGTGGGGTTCGGGCTGGCTTCGGACGAGCAGCGTCTGACCGGGCGCTTGGCGCAGCATCGGGATCTGATCGTCATCAGCTTCCTCGGCGCCGGGCTGATTGTCATTTCACTGGACATCTTTATCCCTCGAAAGTCGCTGGGGGCAATTTCCGGCGTCTTTTTCGGCTTGGTCGTGGGGATGGTCGTGGCCTACGGCCTGTCGCTGATCCTCAACCTCGTCGTGGAGGCCAACCCCGGCGGGCTGGAATCGGACGATCCCGTCACCAGTGCGCTCAAACTCGCTCTGGGAGTCGTGTGCTGCTACCTGGCGGTGAGCTTCATACTCCAGACGAAAGACGACATCCGGTTCGTCATTCCGTACGTGGAATTCTCGCGGGAAAGCAAGGGCGGCCGGCCGCTTGTGCTGGATACATCCGTGGTGGTGGACGGCCGTATCGCCGACATCGCCGCCACGAACATTTTCGACTCGGAGCTGGTCGTTCCTCGCTTCGTGCTCCAGGAGCTTCAGACCATTGCAGACAGTTCGGACAAGCTCAAGCGAAACCGCGGGCGTCGCGGCCTGGACATGCTCAACAAGCTGCAATCGTCCGACATCGTGGATATCCGCATATTGGAAGTCAAACCGGAACGCAGTGCGGGCGACGCTGGCGTGGACGAGATGCTGGTTGATCTGGCCAAACAACTCGAAGGCAAGATCGTCACCAACGACTACAACCTGAACAAGGTCGCGCGGCTGCGTGGCGTTCCGGTCATAAACATCAACGATTTGGCGGGCTCTCTGCGCCCCGTTGTACTGCCCGGCGAGACGATGGTCATCAAAGTCGTCAAGCCCGGCGAGGAAGTCGGACAGGGGGTGGGATACCTCGAAGACGGAACGATGGTCGTGGCCGAGGGGGCGCGCGAGCATATCGGCGAGAACGTGACACTCGTGGTCACGAGCGTGTTGCAGACGTCGGCGGGAAGGATGATCTTCGGCCGCATGGACGGCATGGCCCCGCCGGATCGTCGGCGCCCGCGTCCGGGAGGACCGAATTCAACGTCCGCATGA
- a CDS encoding MATE family efflux transporter, whose translation MTTGTAVADADSLSVPTAVEARSTLVTGSVRRKLFVLAMPVLAEQLLNTAVGTFDIFLAGRLSAAATSAVGLAAYVAWLVSMLAAMIGIGTTALVSRHEGAGDRHEANHVANQSLTLAVALAVLIAALIYGIAPAIATYCRMTGESFTITVDYLRIGALGLACTTVTLVACAALRGIGNMRTPMFIFALINLLNMSVSWALVYGPGPIPSLGVRGIVTGTVVAHAVGLALTLVLLARGRVGLRLVPRETVPTWERTRRILHVGVPAGADGAIMWSGHFCYLAILSRLADPPLGTAYFAAHMIAVRTESLVYLPAVAWAAATATMIGQALGAGNPIRAKQVGHEGVRQCGILAVIVSAVLFIGANTVYAVMSSDPLVREAGTAPFRVLFVLTPALVVSIVYVGGLRGAGDTRTPMLITIVGITLRLAVGYLGGIVLQMGLLGAWMGMFTDMIWRAIASSVRYFRGKWLQTRV comes from the coding sequence ATGACCACAGGTACCGCCGTCGCCGATGCTGATTCCCTCTCCGTGCCAACGGCGGTGGAAGCACGGTCCACGCTCGTAACCGGCTCCGTTCGCCGGAAGCTCTTTGTCCTCGCCATGCCCGTTCTGGCCGAGCAGTTGCTCAACACGGCGGTGGGGACATTCGACATTTTTCTCGCCGGCCGGCTCAGCGCCGCCGCGACCTCCGCCGTGGGACTGGCCGCTTACGTTGCGTGGCTTGTTTCCATGCTCGCCGCCATGATCGGGATCGGCACGACGGCCCTCGTTTCCCGTCACGAAGGCGCGGGCGACCGGCACGAGGCGAACCATGTCGCCAACCAGTCTCTGACGCTTGCCGTCGCGCTCGCCGTCTTGATAGCCGCACTCATCTACGGCATCGCCCCCGCCATTGCAACGTACTGCCGCATGACCGGCGAGTCCTTCACGATCACCGTCGACTACCTGCGCATCGGTGCCCTCGGCCTTGCCTGCACCACGGTCACGCTGGTCGCCTGCGCCGCCCTTCGTGGCATCGGGAACATGCGCACCCCCATGTTCATTTTCGCGCTGATCAATCTGCTCAACATGAGCGTTTCCTGGGCATTGGTCTATGGACCGGGGCCGATCCCATCTCTCGGTGTGCGGGGGATCGTCACGGGTACTGTCGTGGCACATGCAGTGGGGCTCGCTCTCACGCTGGTCTTGCTTGCACGGGGGCGCGTCGGGCTGCGGCTCGTTCCGCGGGAGACGGTTCCTACCTGGGAGCGGACGCGCCGCATTCTGCATGTTGGGGTACCGGCCGGCGCCGACGGTGCAATCATGTGGTCCGGCCACTTCTGCTACCTGGCGATTCTCTCACGACTCGCGGATCCCCCCCTCGGCACGGCCTATTTTGCAGCACACATGATCGCCGTTCGCACAGAATCCCTTGTCTATCTGCCGGCCGTGGCCTGGGCGGCCGCTACCGCGACCATGATCGGACAGGCTCTCGGAGCGGGAAACCCGATCCGCGCCAAGCAAGTGGGCCATGAAGGCGTTCGGCAGTGTGGAATCCTGGCGGTGATCGTCTCCGCGGTTTTGTTCATCGGTGCAAATACCGTCTACGCCGTGATGAGTTCTGACCCGCTCGTGAGGGAGGCCGGCACTGCGCCATTCCGGGTGCTCTTTGTCCTTACGCCGGCACTGGTCGTATCGATCGTCTATGTCGGCGGACTACGCGGCGCGGGCGACACGCGCACACCCATGCTGATCACCATTGTGGGCATTACCTTGCGGCTTGCTGTGGGCTACCTGGGCGGCATCGTCCTGCAGATGGGCCTTCTCGGAGCCTGGATGGGCATGTTCACGGATATGATCTGGCGGGCCATTGCATCCAGTGTGCGCTATTTCCGTGGCAAATGGCTGCAGACTCGCGTGTGA
- a CDS encoding SUF system Fe-S cluster assembly protein, translating to MDQIKAQAIESAVVEVLRTCFDPEIPVNIYDLGLIYDIDAGPNGEVEVKMTLTSPACPVAGSLPPEVEQKIRTVDGVTDAKVEVVWDPPWTPERMSEAAKLQLNFF from the coding sequence GTGGACCAAATCAAGGCGCAAGCGATCGAATCGGCGGTTGTCGAAGTGCTTCGCACCTGCTTTGACCCCGAGATACCTGTCAATATCTACGATCTGGGGCTGATCTACGATATCGACGCCGGACCGAATGGCGAAGTCGAGGTCAAGATGACGCTGACCTCGCCCGCCTGTCCCGTGGCCGGCAGTCTGCCGCCCGAGGTGGAGCAGAAGATCCGCACGGTGGACGGCGTAACTGACGCCAAGGTAGAGGTGGTCTGGGATCCCCCGTGGACGCCCGAGCGCATGTCCGAGGCGGCCAAGCTGCAACTGAATTTCTTCTGA